The window ATGGCACTGACGGCAGAATCGGTATGGGACAATTGTCTCGCTTTTATAAAAGATAATATTACTCTCCAAGCATACAAAACCTGGTTTGCACCTATTCAACCTGTAAAGCTAACTGATACCGCATTAAGTATTCAAGTACCTAGTCGTTTTTTTTATGAATGGCTGGAAGAACATTACATAAAATTATTGAAAGCAGCTCTTACAAGAGAGCTAGGTGAAGGCGCAAAATTGATTTATGCTATAAGAATGGAAAATCCTACTAAAGGGATGGAAGCTTTTACTGAAAAAATACCAAGTAGTAATCGATCTATAAAAAATTCTCAATCTGTTGATGCTCCTGTAAGAAGTAAAAGTCCTGAACTTAAAAATCCTTTTATAATTCCAGGAATAAGAAATGTAAAAATTGAATCTCAATTAAATCCTTCTTATAACTTTGAAACTTTTTTAGAAGGAGATTCTAATAGACTGGCACGTAGTGCAGGAATGGCTGTAGCAAACAAGCCTGGTGGAACAAGCTTTAATCCGTTACTTATTTTTGGAGGTGTAGGATTAGGTAAAACACACCTAGCTCACGCAATAGGTGTAGGAATTAAAGAAAATTATCCAGATAAGACAGTTCTTTATATCAGTGCTGAAAAATTTACCCAACAATATATAGAATCTGTACGTAAGAATAATAGAAATGATTTCATCCACTTTTATCAGATTGTAGATGTACTGATTGTGGACGACATTCAATTCTTTGCTGGAAAGGCAAGTACTCAAGATGTTTTCTTCCATATTTTTAACCATCTACATCAAAATGGGAAACAAGTAATCTTAACAAGTGATAAGAAACCTGTAGATATGCAGGATATTGAACAACGATTGCTTTCGCGTTTTAAATGGGGACTTAGTGCAGAGTTGAATCATCCAGATTATGAAACGCGTGTTTCTATAATCAAGAATAAATTATACCGTGACGGTGTAGAAATGGAAGATGATGTAGTGCATTATCTTGCCGATAATATTAAAACAAACATACGTGAACTAGAAGGTGCTATCATCTCACTAATTGCACATTCTTCTTTTAATCGCAAAGATATTACTATAGAACTTGCTCGCAAGATTGTTGAGAACTACGTTAAGAACACAAAACGTGAGATTTCAATTGATCAAATACAGCAAGTGGTAAGTGATTATTTCTCAATGGATGTAGAAACCTTACAATCTAAAACACGTAAGCGCCACATTGTGCAGGCTAGACAACTTGCTATGTATTTTTCTAAAAAGTTAACTAAAGCTTCTCTTGCTAGTATAGGAACTCAAATAGGAAAACGTGATCATGCAACTGTTCTTCACGCTTGTAAAACAGTAGACAATCTTGCTTCTACAGATAAACAATTCAACAAATACGTTGAAGATCTACGTAAGAAACTATCGAATTAAGCATTATGAAAACAAACATATTAATGATATGTTTAGGTAATATATGCCGATCGCCTCTTGCTGAAGGTTTAATGAGGTCTAAGCTTAATTTTACCAAATTTACAGTAGACAGCGCAGGAACAAGCGGTGGTCACAAAGGAGAGGCACCAGATAAAAGATCTATCGCCGTTGCTAAGAAAAACAGTCTTGATATTACTAAGCAAAAAAGCCGTAAACTTTTAAAGGAAGATTTTCAGGAGTTTGACTTTTTGTACGTCATGGACGAGTCCAACTATCGAGACGTAGTTTCTATGGCAGCTACTGACGAAGAAAGGAATAAAGTCATTAAAATTCTAGATGAAGTTTTCCCTGGTGAAAATCTTGATGTACCAGATCCTTATTATGGCGGTTCTCAAGGTTTTGAAAACGTTTACAAAATGCTAGATCGAGCTACCGATGCGATTGCTAAGAAATTAGATAGCAAATAGAATGATTAGCTTTAAATAACAATAACCCTATTTAATCAATTGATTTTAATAGGGTTATTCATTTCATTTCTAATAAGATTCTATAATTTATCTATGATCAGAAAAAAGTTTTTCTAGCGTTGTGCGCTTATCAACCTTTCCTGTGTGCGTCCTATCAAAGGAATTTACAAAAAAGATTTCCTTAGGCTTTTCAAATTTTTCAAGTTTTTTGAATGCATCTTGTACATCTCGCTCGTCACCTTCTACGATTAAGACTACCTTTTGACCTAAATCTTCATCTGCTTTTCCGGAGATGAAGAAATTTCCAGTTAAGCGATGAGATAATTTTTCTTCTATTTGAGCAGGATGAACTTTTACAGAACCTGTGTTAATCACATCATCTACTCTACCTAACACTTTGAATTCCTTCTCTCCTACTAGCTCTACTAGGTCATTTGTAACTAATGATGTTTTAGAAAGTAAAGGTGCATGAACAACAAGTTTTCCTTGCTCGTCTTTCTCTATTTTTATATCGTCTAATACCGTGTAGTTTTCGTCATATCTAGGATACAATTGTCTCACTGCAATATGAGAACAAGTCTCTGTCATTCCATAGGTGTGGTAGGCTTTGGTGTGCTTTCTATCTAATCTTTCTATAAGACTTTTTGAAACTGCTCCACCGCCTATAATTACTTTTCTTGTTTTATGAATATCATCCAGTGATTTAGATACTTGTAATGGTGACATTGCTGTAAAGTCGTAGCGCTTTTCTGCTTTCTTTAAAGGCGTTGTACTAGGTGCCACCAAGTCAAGGTGCCATCCTAAAGTCATCGCTCTAACTAACATCATTTTCCCTGCAATATAGCTTAGTGGTAAGCAACACAATGCATCTTTTTCTTCGTCTATATTAAAACGCTTACCTGTCATTATAGCACTATTGATCATGTGCTCTTTAAGTAGTTTGTATTCTTTAGGAACACCAGTAGAACCGCTTGTTCTAACAGTTACAACATCATAGTTATCTAACCAACTTAATAAAAAATCTCCTACTTGTTTTTCCCATTCTTCACCTTCTTTGATATAACTATAAGCTACAATAGCAACACCTTCATTATTTAATGAATGGCCATTGAGTTTAAAATTGGGATGTACCGTTGGTATCATAATACTCGTTTTTTAAAGCTGGCACTTCTATAGCACCAAATAATTTGTGTTTCCAGTTATTCCATTTGTACTTCTTGGCAAATAAAAGAATTAAAGCCGGATAATATATAAACATAGGTATGAAAGTCTGCCAAGTCGCCGTAGGATCTGATGTATCGATTAACAAAGAGTCTGTTTGAAAAGCAGTCCAGTCTGCAGTTACAAGTAACGCAATAAATAAATTATTTGCCGCATGAAAACCTATCGCTAGTTCTGTCCCTTCATCCATTAAAGCCATGGTTCCTAACAAGAAACCTGTTCCTATATACCATATCATAACTATGTAACCCATTTTTGCAATTTCTGGATTGAAAATATGCATCAATCCAAAAACGAGTGAAGTAACAATAAAAGGTACCGCTCGATTGCCGGTAATAATACCTAGACCTTGCATCGCATAACTTCTAAACAGCAGCTCTTCCCAAGTCGTTTGTATCGGGACTAAAATGATCGCTATAATCGCTAGTGTGAAAAAGTTAGTAGAATTAAAGTTCCATACATAAACATCTGGATCTAAGTAATAACTTATCACAGTAGTCGCTATAGAAACAACACCGACAACTGCAAAAGCGAAAAAGGCTCTATTCCAGTCAAAGGTCTTTCTAGAAGTAGTAGCTTCATTCCATGATAATTTATGAATATATTTTATCCAGAGCCACCAAACAATAGTACCTATTACAAAACTAATCATCAAAAGAAAGAATGTCACATTCTTTGAAAAAGTGGTCATCAAAGTAGATTCTGTAATAGAATTGAGTGATTCAGGTCCAGACTCGCTTACTAGTTTATAGAAAACTGCTATTATAAAAGGAATAGCTCCTATTAACTGACACCCTATAAAGATAACAAATGCGCCAATAATCCATTTCCAAGAATCATGAAAACCGTTTGCACCTCTTTTAATAAACATACTTATAAATTTAAATCATTAGTGTTCCAGCCTGTAGATGTGTTACACCATAAATGACCTTTTTTAATCTCTAGTGGCGCATCAATATTATTTGTGTATAGAGAGCCTG is drawn from Nonlabens dokdonensis DSW-6 and contains these coding sequences:
- a CDS encoding CPBP family intramembrane glutamic endopeptidase, which produces MFIKRGANGFHDSWKWIIGAFVIFIGCQLIGAIPFIIAVFYKLVSESGPESLNSITESTLMTTFSKNVTFFLLMISFVIGTIVWWLWIKYIHKLSWNEATTSRKTFDWNRAFFAFAVVGVVSIATTVISYYLDPDVYVWNFNSTNFFTLAIIAIILVPIQTTWEELLFRSYAMQGLGIITGNRAVPFIVTSLVFGLMHIFNPEIAKMGYIVMIWYIGTGFLLGTMALMDEGTELAIGFHAANNLFIALLVTADWTAFQTDSLLIDTSDPTATWQTFIPMFIYYPALILLFAKKYKWNNWKHKLFGAIEVPALKNEYYDTNGTSQF
- the dnaA gene encoding chromosomal replication initiator protein DnaA; this encodes MALTAESVWDNCLAFIKDNITLQAYKTWFAPIQPVKLTDTALSIQVPSRFFYEWLEEHYIKLLKAALTRELGEGAKLIYAIRMENPTKGMEAFTEKIPSSNRSIKNSQSVDAPVRSKSPELKNPFIIPGIRNVKIESQLNPSYNFETFLEGDSNRLARSAGMAVANKPGGTSFNPLLIFGGVGLGKTHLAHAIGVGIKENYPDKTVLYISAEKFTQQYIESVRKNNRNDFIHFYQIVDVLIVDDIQFFAGKASTQDVFFHIFNHLHQNGKQVILTSDKKPVDMQDIEQRLLSRFKWGLSAELNHPDYETRVSIIKNKLYRDGVEMEDDVVHYLADNIKTNIRELEGAIISLIAHSSFNRKDITIELARKIVENYVKNTKREISIDQIQQVVSDYFSMDVETLQSKTRKRHIVQARQLAMYFSKKLTKASLASIGTQIGKRDHATVLHACKTVDNLASTDKQFNKYVEDLRKKLSN
- a CDS encoding AMP-binding protein produces the protein MIPTVHPNFKLNGHSLNNEGVAIVAYSYIKEGEEWEKQVGDFLLSWLDNYDVVTVRTSGSTGVPKEYKLLKEHMINSAIMTGKRFNIDEEKDALCCLPLSYIAGKMMLVRAMTLGWHLDLVAPSTTPLKKAEKRYDFTAMSPLQVSKSLDDIHKTRKVIIGGGAVSKSLIERLDRKHTKAYHTYGMTETCSHIAVRQLYPRYDENYTVLDDIKIEKDEQGKLVVHAPLLSKTSLVTNDLVELVGEKEFKVLGRVDDVINTGSVKVHPAQIEEKLSHRLTGNFFISGKADEDLGQKVVLIVEGDERDVQDAFKKLEKFEKPKEIFFVNSFDRTHTGKVDKRTTLEKLFSDHR
- a CDS encoding low molecular weight protein-tyrosine-phosphatase; its protein translation is MKTNILMICLGNICRSPLAEGLMRSKLNFTKFTVDSAGTSGGHKGEAPDKRSIAVAKKNSLDITKQKSRKLLKEDFQEFDFLYVMDESNYRDVVSMAATDEERNKVIKILDEVFPGENLDVPDPYYGGSQGFENVYKMLDRATDAIAKKLDSK